From Coffea arabica cultivar ET-39 chromosome 2e, Coffea Arabica ET-39 HiFi, whole genome shotgun sequence, the proteins below share one genomic window:
- the LOC113729142 gene encoding uncharacterized protein, which yields MPTGYNSHAICAYHSGAPGHSTANCRLLKHKIQDMLEAGEIVIKKREEQGPNVSKNPLPEHADIVGVIMDNEEFEELVRSMSNETEVFGIMDQPFVIEEASCEEDKRPFILDLTPSESAALEPVVIEFPEQVSVLSLRQVPWNYSELVLQIGSKQVLKEEVSVVTRSGKITNPSAASAPVQVSNREPTTKPAVTERKAWDFLKRLKRSEYNVVEQLNKMPVQISILDLLFTSNLHRDALLEVLTKARIPKDISVDNFSHIVGNVLTAKQITFSDEELPAEKTGHNKALYVAVRCNGKMLPKVLIDNGSALNICPWSTLVKLGLQDVKLKPSETVVRGFDGAQRESIGEVNLVVEIGPAQFQIACQVMHFPSVYNVLLGRPWIHSSGVVPSSLHQVLKFVVNDQLITIFAEEDCIIIADSEPEEDGNRNASVSSYHTADIVSVSWVTSEDSKDERVLPAASVMMAKEMIRGRYEFGKGLGRNLQGILKPVEHIEKKDQFGLGFRPTARDIQEMKARKRAEKEGKQSALDIPPLRYTFPKPAEVITFEFSTINEVETSLAHLFVGAISEDGSSDDAEFPDIPQGAIHNWAAEYFPVRKEFR from the coding sequence ATGCCGACTGGGTACAATTCACATGCTatttgtgcttatcattcaggaGCACCTGGTCACTCCACTGCCAATTGCCGACTCCTCaagcataaaattcaagacatgTTAGAAGCAGGGGAAATCGTGATTAAGAAAAGAGAAGAGCAAGGACCGAATGTGAGCAAGAATCCCTTGCCGGAGCATGCCGATATTGTTGGAGTTATCATGGATAATGAGGAATTCGAAGAGCTTGTCCGAAGCATGTCAAATGAGACAGAAGTGTTTGGGATAATGGATCAACCTTTTGTGATAGAGGAAGCATCGTGTGAGGAAGACAAAAGGCCATTCATTTTAGACCTAACCCCATCCGAAAGTGCGGCCTTAGAACCTGTGGTAATTGAATTCCCAGAACAAGTGTCGGTTTTAAGTCTACGACAAGTGCCGTGGAATTATAGTGAGCTCGTTTTGCAAATTGGGAGTAAACAAGTTTTGAAGGAAGAAGTGTCTGTTGTTACGAGGTCAGGAAAGATTACAAATCCATCCGCTGCTAGCGCCCCAGTTCAAGTAAGCAATCGTGAGCCGACTACCAAACCCGCAGTGACCGAAAGAAAAGCGTGGGATTTTCTCAAGAGGCTTAAGAGAAGCGAATACAATGTGGTCGAACAATTGAACAAAATGCCTGTCCAAATTTCCATACTGGACTTGCTTTTCACCTCAAACTTGCATAGGGATGCGTTACTTGAAGTTTTGACTAAGGCTCGGATTCCCAAGGATATTTCGGTTGACAATTTCTCGCACATAGTCGGGAATGTATTGACTGCTAAACAAATTACTTTTTCTGATGAAGAGCTGCCTGCGGAAAAAACTGGTCATAACAAAGCCTTATATGTAGCTGTAAGGTGCAACGGGAAAATGTTGCCTAAAGTACTGATCGACAATGGGTCTGCCCTCAATATTTGTCCTTGGAGTACGTTGGTGAAGTTAGGGCTGCAAGATGTCAAATTAAAACCCTCAGAGACCGTAGTTCGAGGATTCGATGGAGCCCAAAGGGAGTCCATAGGAGAAGTAAATTTGGTGGTCGAAATAGGGCCCGCTCAATTTCAGATAGCCTGTCAAGTTATGCATTTTCCTAGTGTCTATAATGTTTTGCTCGGGCGGCCGTGGATTCATAGCTCTGGCGTTGTGCCCTCTTCCTTGCATCAAGTATTGAAATTCGTGGTAAACGACCAGCTAATAACCATTTTCGCTGAAGAAGATTGCATTATAATTGCCGATTCCGAGCCTGAGGAGGATGGTAATCGAAATGCTTCTGTGTCTTCCTACCATACGGCTGATATTGTCTCCGTGAGTTGGGTAACAAGTGAGGATTCAAAAGACGAAAGGGTTTTGCCAGCGGCCAGTGTTATGATGGCCAAGGAAATGATTCGCGGAAGATATGAATTCGGTAAGGGATTGGGACGCAATCTACAAGGCATTCTGAAGCCCGTGGAACACATCGAAAAGAAGGACCAATTTGGTTTGGGATTCCGTCCGACTGCCAGAGATATACAAGAGATGAAAGCGCGCAAAAGGGCAGAAAAAGAAGGCAAACAAAGCGCTTTAGACATTCCACCATTACGCTATACCTTTCCAAAGCCAGCTGAAGTCATTACGTTTGAGTTTAGCACAATTAACGAAGTGGAGACAAGCCTGGCTCATTTGTTTGTGGGAGCAATATCTGAAGATGGTTCGTCAGATGATGCCGAATTCCCGGACATTCCCCAAGGAGCTATACACAACTGGGCCGCCGAGTACTTCCCCGTGcgaaaggagtttcggtaa